The proteins below come from a single Pseudochaenichthys georgianus chromosome 14, fPseGeo1.2, whole genome shotgun sequence genomic window:
- the gdpd5a gene encoding glycerophosphodiester phosphodiesterase domain-containing protein 5 isoform X2, with product MVKHQPLQVYEKQLFVSFVTGIYGCRWKRYQRSQEDSSRWECTWFIILCSSFLLVLFWAYFWLVAQNDFNEFNWSVYNRSGAWSDETIPILAPTTVGFSYITFLMILALFHISLGQQLNLYWVHKIGVLATLFTTISGVVSVDDIWGDEWDILLVSLQSTAPFLHIGALATVTAISWLVAGYVVRRDRSNFQVTVLVIYIIILLAVYLAPLTFSCPCIMDRHTLRPQPDIIGRRGAPMLAPENTIVSFNRALQNGASSLEADVTISVDGVPFLMRDRTLRRTTDVGKVFPARQFEDASLFNWTEIHSLNAGQWFLKSDPYWTVETLTARDRLRIGNQTVCSLVDMLRLAARANGSALLDIRRPPPEHPRHRSWFMDTLWAVQKAGISPKRVTWTPDTDRGRVRGLPQSANEKLSLEEIRQRGITSLTLHYSKASHTDIQEYLAHNVSVTVSAVNTPWLYSVLWCSGVSSVSSDAPQVLRKVPYPIWLMSRSAYRFIWLSSDLVSVALVIGIFCFQNYHMIRWKMSGMQNYNPEQIVLSAVANRTNRDLNVMKEKLIFSELNNGLSSTEDVSLFPENGYAIYSHGGLGD from the exons ATGGTGAAACACCAACCATTACAGGTCTATGAGAAGCAGCTCTTTGTGTCCTTCGTCACTGGGATCTATGGTTGCCGCTGGAAACGCTACCAGCGTTCCCAAGAAGACAGCTCAAGG TGGGAGTGTACATGGTTCATCATCTTGTGCAGTTCTTTCCTACTGGTTCTCTTCTGGGCGTACTTCTGGTTGGTGGCTCAAAATGATTTCAACGAGTTCAACTG GTCAGTATACAACCGCTCTGGAGCATGGAGCGACGAGACCATCCCCATCCTCGCACCCACCACTGTGGGATTCAGCTACATCACATTCTTAATG ATCTTAGCACTTTTCCATATATCCTTGGGCCAGCAGCTCAACCTCTACTGGGTTCACAAG ATTGGAGTGTTGGCGACGTTGTTCACCACTATTTCTGGTGTCGTCTCTGTTGATGACATATGGGGAGATGAGTGGGACATCCTGCTTGTATCACTGCAG TCAACAGCACCTTTCCTGCACATTGGAGCCCTTGCAACAGTCACAGCTATCAGCTGGTTGGTGGCTGGATATGTGGTCCGCAGAGACAGATCCA ATTTTCAGGTGACGGTGTTGGTGATCTACATCATCATCCTTCTGGCTGTCTATTTGGCACCACTCACATTCAGCTGCCCCTGCATTATGGACCGGCACACACTCCGACCCCAGCCAGACATCATTGGTCGACGGGGAGCTCCTATG CTGGCCCCAGAAAACACCATTGTGTCCTTTAACCGAGCTCTGCAGAATGGAGCCAGCTCCCTGGAGGCAGACGTCACCATCAG TGTAGACGGTGTTCCTTTCCTGATGCGGGACCGCACGTTGAGACGAACCACAGACGTTGGGAAGGTGTTCCCAGCCCGGCAGTTTGAGGATGCTTCTCTCTTCAACTGGACAGAGATTCACTCTCTAAACGCAGGCCAGTGGTTTCTGAAG AGCGACCCCTACTGGACCGTAGAGACCCTGACTGCCAGAGACCGCCTCAGGATAGGCAACCAGACGGTCTGCAGTCTGGTGGACATGCTGCGTCTGGCAGCCAGGGCCAATGGCTCCGCTCTGCTCGACATCCGCCGGCCTCCACCGGAGCATCCGCGCCACCGCAGCTGGTTCATGGACACGCTGTGGGCCGTGCAGAAAGCTGGGATTTCCCCCAAGAGG gtgaCGTGGACCCCCGACACGGACAGGGGTAGGGTGCGAGGGCTGCCGCAGAGCGCCAATGAGAAGCTGTCACTGGAAGAGATACGGCAGAGGGGGATAACAAGCCTCACCCTGCACTACAGCAAGGCCAGCCACACAGACATACA GGAGTACCTGGCCCATAATGTGAGTGTGACGGTGTCCGCAGTCAACACGCCCTGGCTCTACTCCGTCCTGTGGTGCAGTGGGGTGTCTTCTGTGTCCTCTGATGCCCCACAAGTCCTCCGAAAGGTGCCTTACCCCATCTGGCTCATG AGTCGGAGCGCTTACCGCTTCATCTGGCTCTCGTCAGATCTGGTGTCCGTCGCCTTAGTCATAGGGATTTTCTGTTTTCAGAA CTATCATATGATCAG GTGGAAGATGAGCGGGATGCAGAACTATAACCCGGAACAGATCGTGCTCAGCGCTGTGGCCAATCGGACTAATCGGGACCTCAACGTCATGAAGGAGAAGCTCATATTCTCAG AACTCAACAACGGGCTGAGCAGCACAGAGGACGTCTCTCTGTTTCCTGAGAACGGTTATGCCATATACTCTCATGGAGGCCTCGGGGACTGA
- the gdpd5a gene encoding glycerophosphodiester phosphodiesterase domain-containing protein 5 isoform X4, which produces MVKHQPLQVYEKQLFVSFVTGIYGCRWKRYQRSQEDSSRWECTWFIILCSSFLLVLFWAYFWLVAQNDFNEFNWSVYNRSGAWSDETIPILAPTTVGFSYITFLMILALFHISLGQQLNLYWVHKIGVLATLFTTISGVVSVDDIWGDEWDILLVSLQSTAPFLHIGALATVTAISWLVAGYVVRRDRSNFQVTVLVIYIIILLAVYLAPLTFSCPCIMDRHTLRPQPDIIGRRGAPMLAPENTIVSFNRALQNGASSLEADVTISVDGVPFLMRDRTLRRTTDVGKVFPARQFEDASLFNWTEIHSLNAGQWFLKSDPYWTVETLTARDRLRIGNQTVCSLVDMLRLAARANGSALLDIRRPPPEHPRHRSWFMDTLWAVQKAGISPKRVTWTPDTDRGRVRGLPQSANEKLSLEEIRQRGITSLTLHYSKASHTDIQEYLAHNVSVTVSAVNTPWLYSVLWCSGVSSVSSDAPQVLRKVPYPIWLMSRSAYRFIWLSSDLVSVALVIGIFCFQKWKMSGMQNYNPEQIVLSAVANRTNRDLNVMKEKLIFSELNNGLSSTEDVSLFPENGYAIYSHGGLGD; this is translated from the exons ATGGTGAAACACCAACCATTACAGGTCTATGAGAAGCAGCTCTTTGTGTCCTTCGTCACTGGGATCTATGGTTGCCGCTGGAAACGCTACCAGCGTTCCCAAGAAGACAGCTCAAGG TGGGAGTGTACATGGTTCATCATCTTGTGCAGTTCTTTCCTACTGGTTCTCTTCTGGGCGTACTTCTGGTTGGTGGCTCAAAATGATTTCAACGAGTTCAACTG GTCAGTATACAACCGCTCTGGAGCATGGAGCGACGAGACCATCCCCATCCTCGCACCCACCACTGTGGGATTCAGCTACATCACATTCTTAATG ATCTTAGCACTTTTCCATATATCCTTGGGCCAGCAGCTCAACCTCTACTGGGTTCACAAG ATTGGAGTGTTGGCGACGTTGTTCACCACTATTTCTGGTGTCGTCTCTGTTGATGACATATGGGGAGATGAGTGGGACATCCTGCTTGTATCACTGCAG TCAACAGCACCTTTCCTGCACATTGGAGCCCTTGCAACAGTCACAGCTATCAGCTGGTTGGTGGCTGGATATGTGGTCCGCAGAGACAGATCCA ATTTTCAGGTGACGGTGTTGGTGATCTACATCATCATCCTTCTGGCTGTCTATTTGGCACCACTCACATTCAGCTGCCCCTGCATTATGGACCGGCACACACTCCGACCCCAGCCAGACATCATTGGTCGACGGGGAGCTCCTATG CTGGCCCCAGAAAACACCATTGTGTCCTTTAACCGAGCTCTGCAGAATGGAGCCAGCTCCCTGGAGGCAGACGTCACCATCAG TGTAGACGGTGTTCCTTTCCTGATGCGGGACCGCACGTTGAGACGAACCACAGACGTTGGGAAGGTGTTCCCAGCCCGGCAGTTTGAGGATGCTTCTCTCTTCAACTGGACAGAGATTCACTCTCTAAACGCAGGCCAGTGGTTTCTGAAG AGCGACCCCTACTGGACCGTAGAGACCCTGACTGCCAGAGACCGCCTCAGGATAGGCAACCAGACGGTCTGCAGTCTGGTGGACATGCTGCGTCTGGCAGCCAGGGCCAATGGCTCCGCTCTGCTCGACATCCGCCGGCCTCCACCGGAGCATCCGCGCCACCGCAGCTGGTTCATGGACACGCTGTGGGCCGTGCAGAAAGCTGGGATTTCCCCCAAGAGG gtgaCGTGGACCCCCGACACGGACAGGGGTAGGGTGCGAGGGCTGCCGCAGAGCGCCAATGAGAAGCTGTCACTGGAAGAGATACGGCAGAGGGGGATAACAAGCCTCACCCTGCACTACAGCAAGGCCAGCCACACAGACATACA GGAGTACCTGGCCCATAATGTGAGTGTGACGGTGTCCGCAGTCAACACGCCCTGGCTCTACTCCGTCCTGTGGTGCAGTGGGGTGTCTTCTGTGTCCTCTGATGCCCCACAAGTCCTCCGAAAGGTGCCTTACCCCATCTGGCTCATG AGTCGGAGCGCTTACCGCTTCATCTGGCTCTCGTCAGATCTGGTGTCCGTCGCCTTAGTCATAGGGATTTTCTGTTTTCAGAA GTGGAAGATGAGCGGGATGCAGAACTATAACCCGGAACAGATCGTGCTCAGCGCTGTGGCCAATCGGACTAATCGGGACCTCAACGTCATGAAGGAGAAGCTCATATTCTCAG AACTCAACAACGGGCTGAGCAGCACAGAGGACGTCTCTCTGTTTCCTGAGAACGGTTATGCCATATACTCTCATGGAGGCCTCGGGGACTGA
- the gdpd5a gene encoding glycerophosphodiester phosphodiesterase domain-containing protein 5 isoform X3, protein MVKHQPLQVYEKQLFVSFVTGIYGCRWKRYQRSQEDSSRWECTWFIILCSSFLLVLFWAYFWLVAQNDFNEFNWSVYNRSGAWSDETIPILAPTTVGFSYITFLMILALFHISLGQQLNLYWVHKIGVLATLFTTISGVVSVDDIWGDEWDILLVSLQSTAPFLHIGALATVTAISWLVAGYVVRRDRSNFQVTVLVIYIIILLAVYLAPLTFSCPCIMDRHTLRPQPDIIGRRGAPMLAPENTIVSFNRALQNGASSLEADVTISVDGVPFLMRDRTLRRTTDVGKVFPARQFEDASLFNWTEIHSLNAGQWFLKSDPYWTVETLTARDRLRIGNQTVCSLVDMLRLAARANGSALLDIRRPPPEHPRHRSWFMDTLWAVQKAGISPKRVRTVTWTPDTDRGRVRGLPQSANEKLSLEEIRQRGITSLTLHYSKASHTDIQEYLAHNVSVTVSAVNTPWLYSVLWCSGVSSVSSDAPQVLRKVPYPIWLMSRSAYRFIWLSSDLVSVALVIGIFCFQKWKMSGMQNYNPEQIVLSAVANRTNRDLNVMKEKLIFSELNNGLSSTEDVSLFPENGYAIYSHGGLGD, encoded by the exons ATGGTGAAACACCAACCATTACAGGTCTATGAGAAGCAGCTCTTTGTGTCCTTCGTCACTGGGATCTATGGTTGCCGCTGGAAACGCTACCAGCGTTCCCAAGAAGACAGCTCAAGG TGGGAGTGTACATGGTTCATCATCTTGTGCAGTTCTTTCCTACTGGTTCTCTTCTGGGCGTACTTCTGGTTGGTGGCTCAAAATGATTTCAACGAGTTCAACTG GTCAGTATACAACCGCTCTGGAGCATGGAGCGACGAGACCATCCCCATCCTCGCACCCACCACTGTGGGATTCAGCTACATCACATTCTTAATG ATCTTAGCACTTTTCCATATATCCTTGGGCCAGCAGCTCAACCTCTACTGGGTTCACAAG ATTGGAGTGTTGGCGACGTTGTTCACCACTATTTCTGGTGTCGTCTCTGTTGATGACATATGGGGAGATGAGTGGGACATCCTGCTTGTATCACTGCAG TCAACAGCACCTTTCCTGCACATTGGAGCCCTTGCAACAGTCACAGCTATCAGCTGGTTGGTGGCTGGATATGTGGTCCGCAGAGACAGATCCA ATTTTCAGGTGACGGTGTTGGTGATCTACATCATCATCCTTCTGGCTGTCTATTTGGCACCACTCACATTCAGCTGCCCCTGCATTATGGACCGGCACACACTCCGACCCCAGCCAGACATCATTGGTCGACGGGGAGCTCCTATG CTGGCCCCAGAAAACACCATTGTGTCCTTTAACCGAGCTCTGCAGAATGGAGCCAGCTCCCTGGAGGCAGACGTCACCATCAG TGTAGACGGTGTTCCTTTCCTGATGCGGGACCGCACGTTGAGACGAACCACAGACGTTGGGAAGGTGTTCCCAGCCCGGCAGTTTGAGGATGCTTCTCTCTTCAACTGGACAGAGATTCACTCTCTAAACGCAGGCCAGTGGTTTCTGAAG AGCGACCCCTACTGGACCGTAGAGACCCTGACTGCCAGAGACCGCCTCAGGATAGGCAACCAGACGGTCTGCAGTCTGGTGGACATGCTGCGTCTGGCAGCCAGGGCCAATGGCTCCGCTCTGCTCGACATCCGCCGGCCTCCACCGGAGCATCCGCGCCACCGCAGCTGGTTCATGGACACGCTGTGGGCCGTGCAGAAAGCTGGGATTTCCCCCAAGAGGGTGAGGACT gtgaCGTGGACCCCCGACACGGACAGGGGTAGGGTGCGAGGGCTGCCGCAGAGCGCCAATGAGAAGCTGTCACTGGAAGAGATACGGCAGAGGGGGATAACAAGCCTCACCCTGCACTACAGCAAGGCCAGCCACACAGACATACA GGAGTACCTGGCCCATAATGTGAGTGTGACGGTGTCCGCAGTCAACACGCCCTGGCTCTACTCCGTCCTGTGGTGCAGTGGGGTGTCTTCTGTGTCCTCTGATGCCCCACAAGTCCTCCGAAAGGTGCCTTACCCCATCTGGCTCATG AGTCGGAGCGCTTACCGCTTCATCTGGCTCTCGTCAGATCTGGTGTCCGTCGCCTTAGTCATAGGGATTTTCTGTTTTCAGAA GTGGAAGATGAGCGGGATGCAGAACTATAACCCGGAACAGATCGTGCTCAGCGCTGTGGCCAATCGGACTAATCGGGACCTCAACGTCATGAAGGAGAAGCTCATATTCTCAG AACTCAACAACGGGCTGAGCAGCACAGAGGACGTCTCTCTGTTTCCTGAGAACGGTTATGCCATATACTCTCATGGAGGCCTCGGGGACTGA
- the gdpd5a gene encoding glycerophosphodiester phosphodiesterase domain-containing protein 5 isoform X1: MVKHQPLQVYEKQLFVSFVTGIYGCRWKRYQRSQEDSSRWECTWFIILCSSFLLVLFWAYFWLVAQNDFNEFNWSVYNRSGAWSDETIPILAPTTVGFSYITFLMILALFHISLGQQLNLYWVHKIGVLATLFTTISGVVSVDDIWGDEWDILLVSLQSTAPFLHIGALATVTAISWLVAGYVVRRDRSNFQVTVLVIYIIILLAVYLAPLTFSCPCIMDRHTLRPQPDIIGRRGAPMLAPENTIVSFNRALQNGASSLEADVTISVDGVPFLMRDRTLRRTTDVGKVFPARQFEDASLFNWTEIHSLNAGQWFLKSDPYWTVETLTARDRLRIGNQTVCSLVDMLRLAARANGSALLDIRRPPPEHPRHRSWFMDTLWAVQKAGISPKRVRTVTWTPDTDRGRVRGLPQSANEKLSLEEIRQRGITSLTLHYSKASHTDIQEYLAHNVSVTVSAVNTPWLYSVLWCSGVSSVSSDAPQVLRKVPYPIWLMSRSAYRFIWLSSDLVSVALVIGIFCFQNYHMIRWKMSGMQNYNPEQIVLSAVANRTNRDLNVMKEKLIFSELNNGLSSTEDVSLFPENGYAIYSHGGLGD; this comes from the exons ATGGTGAAACACCAACCATTACAGGTCTATGAGAAGCAGCTCTTTGTGTCCTTCGTCACTGGGATCTATGGTTGCCGCTGGAAACGCTACCAGCGTTCCCAAGAAGACAGCTCAAGG TGGGAGTGTACATGGTTCATCATCTTGTGCAGTTCTTTCCTACTGGTTCTCTTCTGGGCGTACTTCTGGTTGGTGGCTCAAAATGATTTCAACGAGTTCAACTG GTCAGTATACAACCGCTCTGGAGCATGGAGCGACGAGACCATCCCCATCCTCGCACCCACCACTGTGGGATTCAGCTACATCACATTCTTAATG ATCTTAGCACTTTTCCATATATCCTTGGGCCAGCAGCTCAACCTCTACTGGGTTCACAAG ATTGGAGTGTTGGCGACGTTGTTCACCACTATTTCTGGTGTCGTCTCTGTTGATGACATATGGGGAGATGAGTGGGACATCCTGCTTGTATCACTGCAG TCAACAGCACCTTTCCTGCACATTGGAGCCCTTGCAACAGTCACAGCTATCAGCTGGTTGGTGGCTGGATATGTGGTCCGCAGAGACAGATCCA ATTTTCAGGTGACGGTGTTGGTGATCTACATCATCATCCTTCTGGCTGTCTATTTGGCACCACTCACATTCAGCTGCCCCTGCATTATGGACCGGCACACACTCCGACCCCAGCCAGACATCATTGGTCGACGGGGAGCTCCTATG CTGGCCCCAGAAAACACCATTGTGTCCTTTAACCGAGCTCTGCAGAATGGAGCCAGCTCCCTGGAGGCAGACGTCACCATCAG TGTAGACGGTGTTCCTTTCCTGATGCGGGACCGCACGTTGAGACGAACCACAGACGTTGGGAAGGTGTTCCCAGCCCGGCAGTTTGAGGATGCTTCTCTCTTCAACTGGACAGAGATTCACTCTCTAAACGCAGGCCAGTGGTTTCTGAAG AGCGACCCCTACTGGACCGTAGAGACCCTGACTGCCAGAGACCGCCTCAGGATAGGCAACCAGACGGTCTGCAGTCTGGTGGACATGCTGCGTCTGGCAGCCAGGGCCAATGGCTCCGCTCTGCTCGACATCCGCCGGCCTCCACCGGAGCATCCGCGCCACCGCAGCTGGTTCATGGACACGCTGTGGGCCGTGCAGAAAGCTGGGATTTCCCCCAAGAGGGTGAGGACT gtgaCGTGGACCCCCGACACGGACAGGGGTAGGGTGCGAGGGCTGCCGCAGAGCGCCAATGAGAAGCTGTCACTGGAAGAGATACGGCAGAGGGGGATAACAAGCCTCACCCTGCACTACAGCAAGGCCAGCCACACAGACATACA GGAGTACCTGGCCCATAATGTGAGTGTGACGGTGTCCGCAGTCAACACGCCCTGGCTCTACTCCGTCCTGTGGTGCAGTGGGGTGTCTTCTGTGTCCTCTGATGCCCCACAAGTCCTCCGAAAGGTGCCTTACCCCATCTGGCTCATG AGTCGGAGCGCTTACCGCTTCATCTGGCTCTCGTCAGATCTGGTGTCCGTCGCCTTAGTCATAGGGATTTTCTGTTTTCAGAA CTATCATATGATCAG GTGGAAGATGAGCGGGATGCAGAACTATAACCCGGAACAGATCGTGCTCAGCGCTGTGGCCAATCGGACTAATCGGGACCTCAACGTCATGAAGGAGAAGCTCATATTCTCAG AACTCAACAACGGGCTGAGCAGCACAGAGGACGTCTCTCTGTTTCCTGAGAACGGTTATGCCATATACTCTCATGGAGGCCTCGGGGACTGA
- the gdpd5a gene encoding glycerophosphodiester phosphodiesterase domain-containing protein 5 isoform X5 yields the protein MVKHQPLQVYEKQLFVSFVTGIYGCRWKRYQRSQEDSSRWECTWFIILCSSFLLVLFWAYFWLVAQNDFNEFNWSVYNRSGAWSDETIPILAPTTVGFSYITFLMILALFHISLGQQLNLYWVHKIGVLATLFTTISGVVSVDDIWGDEWDILLVSLQSTAPFLHIGALATVTAISWLVAGYVVRRDRSNFQVTVLVIYIIILLAVYLAPLTFSCPCIMDRHTLRPQPDIIGRRGAPMLAPENTIVSFNRALQNGASSLEADVTISVDGVPFLMRDRTLRRTTDVGKVFPARQFEDASLFNWTEIHSLNAGQWFLKSDPYWTVETLTARDRLRIGNQTVCSLVDMLRLAARANGSALLDIRRPPPEHPRHRSWFMDTLWAVQKAGISPKRVRTVTWTPDTDRGRVRGLPQSANEKLSLEEIRQRGITSLTLHYSKASHTDIQEYLAHNVSVTVSAVNTPWLYSVLWCSGVSSVSSDAPQVLRKSRSAYRFIWLSSDLVSVALVIGIFCFQNYHMIRWKMSGMQNYNPEQIVLSAVANRTNRDLNVMKEKLIFSELNNGLSSTEDVSLFPENGYAIYSHGGLGD from the exons ATGGTGAAACACCAACCATTACAGGTCTATGAGAAGCAGCTCTTTGTGTCCTTCGTCACTGGGATCTATGGTTGCCGCTGGAAACGCTACCAGCGTTCCCAAGAAGACAGCTCAAGG TGGGAGTGTACATGGTTCATCATCTTGTGCAGTTCTTTCCTACTGGTTCTCTTCTGGGCGTACTTCTGGTTGGTGGCTCAAAATGATTTCAACGAGTTCAACTG GTCAGTATACAACCGCTCTGGAGCATGGAGCGACGAGACCATCCCCATCCTCGCACCCACCACTGTGGGATTCAGCTACATCACATTCTTAATG ATCTTAGCACTTTTCCATATATCCTTGGGCCAGCAGCTCAACCTCTACTGGGTTCACAAG ATTGGAGTGTTGGCGACGTTGTTCACCACTATTTCTGGTGTCGTCTCTGTTGATGACATATGGGGAGATGAGTGGGACATCCTGCTTGTATCACTGCAG TCAACAGCACCTTTCCTGCACATTGGAGCCCTTGCAACAGTCACAGCTATCAGCTGGTTGGTGGCTGGATATGTGGTCCGCAGAGACAGATCCA ATTTTCAGGTGACGGTGTTGGTGATCTACATCATCATCCTTCTGGCTGTCTATTTGGCACCACTCACATTCAGCTGCCCCTGCATTATGGACCGGCACACACTCCGACCCCAGCCAGACATCATTGGTCGACGGGGAGCTCCTATG CTGGCCCCAGAAAACACCATTGTGTCCTTTAACCGAGCTCTGCAGAATGGAGCCAGCTCCCTGGAGGCAGACGTCACCATCAG TGTAGACGGTGTTCCTTTCCTGATGCGGGACCGCACGTTGAGACGAACCACAGACGTTGGGAAGGTGTTCCCAGCCCGGCAGTTTGAGGATGCTTCTCTCTTCAACTGGACAGAGATTCACTCTCTAAACGCAGGCCAGTGGTTTCTGAAG AGCGACCCCTACTGGACCGTAGAGACCCTGACTGCCAGAGACCGCCTCAGGATAGGCAACCAGACGGTCTGCAGTCTGGTGGACATGCTGCGTCTGGCAGCCAGGGCCAATGGCTCCGCTCTGCTCGACATCCGCCGGCCTCCACCGGAGCATCCGCGCCACCGCAGCTGGTTCATGGACACGCTGTGGGCCGTGCAGAAAGCTGGGATTTCCCCCAAGAGGGTGAGGACT gtgaCGTGGACCCCCGACACGGACAGGGGTAGGGTGCGAGGGCTGCCGCAGAGCGCCAATGAGAAGCTGTCACTGGAAGAGATACGGCAGAGGGGGATAACAAGCCTCACCCTGCACTACAGCAAGGCCAGCCACACAGACATACA GGAGTACCTGGCCCATAATGTGAGTGTGACGGTGTCCGCAGTCAACACGCCCTGGCTCTACTCCGTCCTGTGGTGCAGTGGGGTGTCTTCTGTGTCCTCTGATGCCCCACAAGTCCTCCGAAAG AGTCGGAGCGCTTACCGCTTCATCTGGCTCTCGTCAGATCTGGTGTCCGTCGCCTTAGTCATAGGGATTTTCTGTTTTCAGAA CTATCATATGATCAG GTGGAAGATGAGCGGGATGCAGAACTATAACCCGGAACAGATCGTGCTCAGCGCTGTGGCCAATCGGACTAATCGGGACCTCAACGTCATGAAGGAGAAGCTCATATTCTCAG AACTCAACAACGGGCTGAGCAGCACAGAGGACGTCTCTCTGTTTCCTGAGAACGGTTATGCCATATACTCTCATGGAGGCCTCGGGGACTGA